The Fontisubflavum oceani genomic interval CGGCATGATGCACCTCGCAGGCAACGGTCGCCATGAGCGCGACCTCATCGGTTTCGCCGTCGGTGAGGCTGGCCAGGGTCTGGGCGAGGGTCTGGTAGTTTACATGCATGGTGGTGCTTTGGATTTCTGTGGGAACGAGGGATTTTCCACCCCTCGCGCTCCCCGAGGATATTTTGAAGCAGAGAAGGTCAGACCCGCTCGATGGCAATGGCCGTGCCTTCTCCGCCACCGATACAGATCGCCGCGATACCGCGCTTGAGGTCGCGTTTTTCCAGCGCGTTGAGCAGGGTGACCATAATCCGCGCGCCAGAGGCCCCGATTGGATGGCCGAGGGCGCAAGCGCCGCCGTTCACATTGACCTTCTCGCGCGGCAGGTTGAACGCGTGCATGAAGGCCATGGGAACAACTGCGAAAGCTTCGTTCACTTCCCAAAGGTCGACATCTTCGGCGGTCCAGCCAAGCCGGGCGAGCAGTTTCTCCGCCGCAGGGACCGGCGCGGTGGTGAACCAGCCGGGCTCCTGCGCATGGGAGGCGTGGCCGAGAATGCGGGCGCGGATCGGCAGGCCGTTTTCCTCCGCCACGGATTCGCGGGCCAGGACCAAAGCCGCCGCACCGTCGGAGATTGAGGATGCATTTGCGGGTGTTACAGTGCCGTCTTTGCGGAAGGCTGGTTTCAGGGTCGGGATTTTCTCGGGCCGGGCATTGCCAGGCTGTTCATCGACGGCGACCTCGGTAGATCCCTTGCGAGTTGTCACCGTCACCGGTGTTACCTCATCAGCGAAGGCGCCGCTTTCGATCGCCGCCAAAGCGTTGGAAAGTGAGCCCAGCGCATACTCGTCCTGCGCCTCGCGGGTGAACTGGTATTTCTCGGCACAATCCTCGGCAAAGGTGCCCATCAGACGGCCTTTGTAATAGGCGTCTTCCAACCCATCGAGGAACATATGATCGATGGTTTGCCCATGGCCGATGCGGGCGCCGCCGCGCATATTGGGCAGGAGGTAAGGCGCGTTTGTCATGCTCTCCATACCACCGGCCACGATCAGATCGGTTTGGCCAAGCGCGAGTTGATCATAAGCGATCATCGCCGCCTTCATGCCGGAGCCGCACATTTTGTTAAGTGTGGTGGCCGGAACGTCCTGACCGAGGCCCGCCTTGAAGCCAGCTTGACGCGCGGGAGCCTGGCCCTGACCGGCGGGCAGAACGCAGCCCATCAGCAACTCGTTCACCTGCGCGGCAGTCGCGCCAGATTGTGCCAAAGCAGCCTCAATTGCCGCACCGCCAAGATCTGCTGCGGTGACATCGGAAAACGCCCCTTGAAATCCACCCATCGGCGTTCGCGATGCGCCGCAAATGACGACCTTATCCATGTTTCCCTCCGCTTTCTTCGCCCAACCCTTCGATACCGAAGAGCAAGCCCTAACGTCCAGGCTCTATCTCACGGGCGGCGCAAGGAACAGGGATGACGCTGACCAAGGAGACCGAGGCGACGTCTGCATAATCCATATGGATGACGATCGTCACACGCCAAGATAAGTGGGGTTGGCCAAGTCCTCATCCAGATCCAACTTTGGGGTTAGGGCAGGTCTTGAACACGCGAGAGAATCACCTCGACGTTTCGATTGCCCGGCAACCGAAGCCAATCACCGGATCACATCATGATTGTTTCCTGGCCACCCCAATTGCCACCGAAGCGCCACAATCGTTCCCAAACTTGGCCCGTTTGAGTCGCCAGACCAAGGCTGTAGCTGCATAGGCTTCCCTCGGTGCCGTGTCGCAAAGCCCCCACCCAGTGGCGCGGTTCCGAGGTCCTTGCAGTTTTCCCACTTGCTCCTGCTGACCCTTCCCCTAATTTGCCTTCGGATCATCGACGGAAAGGGAGACATATGCGCGATTTTCACCAGCCCGGCCGCTCAACGGTGTTTGCAGAAAACGGCATGTGCGCAACTTCACACCCTCTCGCCGCAAAGGCGGCGATCGGCCTCTTGGAGCAAGGTGGCAACGCCGTTGATGCCGCAATCGGGGCGGCAGTTCTTCTCGGGTTTTGTGAACCTCAGATGACCGGCCTTGGCGGCGATATGTTCGCCATGGTGAAACGCGGCGACAGCGATGAGATCATTGGGTTGAATGCGTCGGGCAAAGGTCCGACCGGATTATCCGCAGCCGCCTTGCGGGCTGACGGCCACGAGACGATGCCGCTCTACCATCCGGCCGCCGTGACCGTACCCGGGGCCGTGGATGGGTTTTGTCGATTGCACAGCGATATGGGGCAGCTCGCTCTGGCCGATGTCCTTGCTCCCGCCATTCGCTATGCGGAGGATGGCGTGCCGGTCGCACCGCGTGTCGCGGCAGATTGGGCAGAAGCAGCCGGAGATCTGTCCGGCAAGGCGCGAGACTTGTTCTTGCTACAAGGCCAAGTTCCGAAACCCGGGCAGGTCTTCCGCGCCCCTGGGCAAGCCGAGGTACTGCGCAAAATCGCCGCCGAAGGGCGCGCCGGATTTTATGAGGGGGAAGTTGCTGCCGATATGGTCGCGAGCTTGCAAGCCTTGGGCGGCACCCATACGGAGGCGGATTTCGCAAATGTCGCCTGCGATTACGTCACGCCGATCAAGACCACCTATCGCGGCGCGGAGCTGATCGAACTGCCGCCAAATGGTCAGGGCGCGGCCGCGATCCTCCTCGCCAATATATTGGCGGAGTTTGATATCGCCAGCATGGACCCTTGGGGGACCGAACGCGCACATATTGAGGCCGAAGCGACGAAACTGGCCTATGATGCGCGCAATCGCTTCATCGCGGATGCAGAAAGCTGCACCCGGGTGGACCATCTGACATCGCCAGAAACCGCCAAATCCTTGGCGGCGCTGATTGATCCCAACGGCGGGATGACGGATGCCGAATCCGTCTCGGAAGCGGTGCATAAAGAAACCATCTATATCACCGTGGTCGACAAGGATCGGATGGCGGTCTCCCTGATTTACTCAATCTTCCACAGCTTCGGCTCGGGCCTGGCAAGTGACCGCTTTGGCATCCTGTTCCACAACCGCGGCGCGGGCTTTGCCTTGGCGGAGGGGCACCCAAACGAGGCGGGCCCCGGCAAGCGCCCGATGCACACCATCCTTCCAGGAATGCTACGGGACCCGAACGGCAACCTGATCTCCTTCGGGGTGATGGGGGGGCAGTACCAGGCCACCGGACATGCGCGCTTTTTGACCAATGTGGTCGATTTCGGCATGGGCCCACAGGCGGCAATCGACGCCCCCCGCTGTTTCGCCGAGGCCGGAGAGCTCAAGATCGAGCGTGGCTATGCACAGGATGTGCAGGACGCATTGGCCGCAAAAGGACACAAGATCGCGGTGCCTGATCTACCGATCGGTGGTGCGCAAGCAATCCGCATTGACGCCGAAACCGGCCTCTTGGAAGGCGGCTCAGATCCGCGCAAAGATGGGTGTGCTCTCGGGTATTGATCGCGCGGCGCTTCGGCGCCGCAGCAGCTCAATTCAGCTGATATTCAAGCGGATACCGTCCGTCTTGGAAATCACCGAACAAATCGGGCAAATCCGGGTGATCAACCGGCTCGCCGGTGTTGTCGGGAACAAGGTTCTGCTCCGACACATAGGCGACATAGTAGGTCTGATCATTCTCCGCCAAGAGGTGATAGAAGGGCTGCGCCTTGGACGGGCGGCTGCCCTCCGGTATGGCGTCATACCATTCCTCTGTATTGGCAAACTCCGGATCGATATCGAAAACCACCCCGCGAAACGGGTGTTTTTTGTGCCGAACAACCTGCCCGAGGTTGTATTTTGCGTTACTGGTCAACATGGCGAAGCGCCCCCTTAACAATTTCCTAAACCTTGGGGCGGGCCCTTGTCCATCGAACATCGCCAGATTTGCGGGAAACAGACTGTGAACCTTAATTTGACAGTGCAAAATTCTCAATCGGACGAATGGTTTGGCCAGCACCATCACAATGCTGTTCATCCTGGGCGATGATGTGCAGCTTGGCATTTCCTGATCGGCAGAAATCCCGTATACTCCTTCAAAACAAATATAGAATTCGAGCAGGCAAAATTCATGAAACAGGCAGTGTTTTTCCTGATGTTGCTGGTATTGGCAGGCTGTGGGCGCAATTTCTCGGCCCCTCGAGACCTGGATAATGCCTGCGAAATCGCAGACGAACGCCCGGCGTATTTCCGCGCGATGCGCGCGACCGAGCGTAATTGGGGCGTGCCCATCCATGTGCAGATGGCGACAATTTACCAGGAAAGCCGGTTTATCGGCGATGCGCGGACGCCGTTTCGCTATGCGCTTGGGGTGATCCCCATGGGGCGCCAAAGCTCCGCCTTTGGCTATAGCCAGGCGCTGGACGGAACTTGGGAAGAATATCAGCGCTCTACCGGCAATCGCCGGGCTCGGCGCACCGATATCGGCGATGCGACCGATTTCATGGGCTGGTATATGACCCGCACAGTGGAACGGAACGGTGTGCCGCTAACCGATGCGCGGAACCAGTATCTGGCCTATCATGAGGGCCACACCGGCTATGCCCGCGGCAGCTATAACGCCAAACCCTGGCTTCTCCGCGTGGCCAGCGATGTGGCCGACCGCGCGCAAACCTATCAGCTACAACTGGCAAGTTGCCGCCGCTGATCCGTCAATCGTTCAGACCGCGGGCATCGATTTCTTGCGGGATGTTGAAGAGCCGGGCGCGAACCGTCACGTCCGTCTCCAGTTCTCCGAGAATGACGGTCGTATCGCTGCCCGCTTCATCTGTGATCACCCATTGGCGAAGCTCCACCGGATTGCCGGTGAAAACCAAGGTGATTTGACCGATCTCCGGATGTTCGGGGTCTTGTGCGACCACCCGTGTTGATGTGCCATCGCCCTCATGGCCGATCACCATACCGGATCGGCCCAGATCCACATTACGCGCCAGGATCAGGTGCAGCGGCGTGCGGCGGAGCGGATATTGTTCGGGTCGCTGGTTCGAACGCGCGTCGAAGATCGCAACCTGGCCGCCGCCTGCAATGACCAACAGGTCATCATCGCCGCCGCCATATTCAAAGCGCACACGCCCAGGCCGCTGGAGATAGAGCGTCCCGGTTGAAATTGTACCGTCGGCGTTGATCTGCGTGAACGACCCCTCGGCGGTGCGCAGCGTGTTCAGATAGGCCGACAGTTGGGACAGCGGGATCGCTTGCGCCCAGGCCGGCAAGGCGGTGGTGACGACCAGCGCCACGGACAGAAGAAACCGTTTCATTGCTCCAATTTAATCAGTCCGCGCCGGAGTTACACCTCACGTCCGCGCCATCGGCGGAAAATCACGCTTGTTCCGGCACCAAAATCTCGCGTTTGCCGACATGATTGGCGGCAGAGACCAGCCCGCTATCCTCCATCTGCTCCACCAAGCGCGCAGCTTTGTTGTAACCAATCGCCAGTTTGCGCTGGATGTAAGAGGTTGAGCATTTGCGATCATTGATCACAATCGCCACCGCCTGATCATAGAGGGCGTCTTCGCCATCGGTGTTGCCACCAAGGCCCAGCACCATGTCGATATCGCTTTCTTTGTCCTCATCGGGGCCATCCAGCACGCTGGCGGCATAGTCCGGCGGCCCGAAGCTCTTCAGATGGCGCACGATCTCTTCAACCTCTTCATCGCTGACGAACGGTCCGTGAACGCGGGTGATCTTGGCGCCACCCGCCATGTAGAGCATATCGCCCATGCCCAAGAGCTGTTCAGCCCCCTGCTCGCCCAGAATGGTCCGGCTGTCGACTTTTGAGGTCACGTGGAACGAAATCCGCGTCGGGAAGTTGGCTTTGATCGTGCCGGTGATCACGTCAACCGAGGGCCGCTGCGTCGCCATGATGATATGGATGCCTGAGGCCCGCGCCATCTGCGCCAGGCGTTGGATGCAGGCCTCGATCTCTTTGCCCGCCACCATCATCAAATCCGCCATCTCATCGACAACAACAACGATGAACGGCATGCGCTCGGGTGCAAACTCCTCGGTCTCAAAAACGGGTTCGCCGGTTTCATCGTCAAACCCGGTCTGCACCGTGCGGCTGAACATCTCGCCTTTGGACAGCGCATCATCGACACGGCTGTTATAGCCTTCGATGTTGCGCACACCCATTTTGGACATCTTGCGATAGCGCTCTTCCATCTCGCCGACGGTCCATTTCAGCGCGACCACAGCCTTCTTCGGGTCGGTCACAACGGGCGAGAGCAGATGCGGAATGCCGTCATAAACGCTGAGTTCCAGCATTTTCGGGTCAATCATGATCATCCGGCACTCTTCCGGCGTCATTTTATAGAGCAGACTCAGGATCATCGTGTTGATCGCAACGGATTTACCCGAGCCGGTGGTCCCCGCGATCAGGAGGTGAGGCATTTTCGCCAGGTTCGCGACCACCGGATCACCGCCAATATCCTTGCCAAGCGCCAAGGGCAGGCGTTGGTTGCTGTCGCCGAAATCGCGACTCGACAGAATCTCGCGCAGCACCACTTTCTCGCGATGCTGGTTCGGCAATTCGATCCCAATGACACTCCGGCCCGGCACGGTCGAAACCCGGGCTGAGAGCGCCGACATGGACCGCGCGATATCGTCGGCCAAACCAATCACCCGGCTGGCTTTCAGGCCGGGCGCCGGTTCAAGCTCATACATGGTCACGACCGGGCCGGGGCGAACGCTGACGATCTCGCCTTTCACACCATAGTCATCCAACACATTTTCCAGCATCCGCGCGTTTTCTTCGAGCGCCTCATCGCTCAAATGATGCCGCTCGATGGCAACCGCGCTCGTCAGGAGCGACAGGGGCGGAAACTCATACTCGGCCGCCTCCGCCTCCAAGGGCAGTGACGGTTGAGCATCGGCCATTGCCGCGCGAGAGGGCGTCATTTTGCGGGCCTGATGCTGGACCACCTTTTTCGGTTCAGCTTGCGGGACGGCAAAGGCGGCCGCGCGGGACGGCTCGGCATCATACTCGGCCACACGCTCGGAATGCGGCAGCGGGATCGTCTCCTGCGGAGCTACGGCCTGCGCCTCATTGGCGACGCTGGTTAAGGGCGGCTCAACCCGCGTGAGTGGCGGCGCGGCACGTGTCGCGGTCATCGCTTTGTGCCGCGCGACGGCTGCTTGCGGTGTGGTCAGCGGTCGCCGCACGCGGCTTTTGATCACATCGGCGATTTTCTCGCGAATGCGGTCGTCATCAGGGGCATCAATATCGTCAACCGCTGCGGTGCCGCGTTCGGGCAACTCGGGTTCTAGATCAACCGCACGCTCCTTACCGCGCAAAAGCGGGACACGGGCCAAGAGGCCGGGGCGCGGCGCGGCGATGGGGGCCGTATCAAGCTCTGCAATATCCTCATGGAAGATGTTCTCGTCTTCAATCTCGTCTGCCTCGTGTCGGGCAAGGGCGCGCGCCTGACGCCGTGCATGCAGGGATTGCGCAGCTTGTGCAGCACCGCGACCGGCCTGCCCAAAGAGCGTGGCCAACCCCGCAATGGTCGATACCAGCCCGACCAGCAGGAACCGCAAAGCCACACGTA includes:
- a CDS encoding LolA family protein produces the protein MKRFLLSVALVVTTALPAWAQAIPLSQLSAYLNTLRTAEGSFTQINADGTISTGTLYLQRPGRVRFEYGGGDDDLLVIAGGGQVAIFDARSNQRPEQYPLRRTPLHLILARNVDLGRSGMVIGHEGDGTSTRVVAQDPEHPEIGQITLVFTGNPVELRQWVITDEAGSDTTVILGELETDVTVRARLFNIPQEIDARGLND
- a CDS encoding thiolase family protein, with protein sequence MDKVVICGASRTPMGGFQGAFSDVTAADLGGAAIEAALAQSGATAAQVNELLMGCVLPAGQGQAPARQAGFKAGLGQDVPATTLNKMCGSGMKAAMIAYDQLALGQTDLIVAGGMESMTNAPYLLPNMRGGARIGHGQTIDHMFLDGLEDAYYKGRLMGTFAEDCAEKYQFTREAQDEYALGSLSNALAAIESGAFADEVTPVTVTTRKGSTEVAVDEQPGNARPEKIPTLKPAFRKDGTVTPANASSISDGAAALVLARESVAEENGLPIRARILGHASHAQEPGWFTTAPVPAAEKLLARLGWTAEDVDLWEVNEAFAVVPMAFMHAFNLPREKVNVNGGACALGHPIGASGARIMVTLLNALEKRDLKRGIAAICIGGGEGTAIAIERV
- a CDS encoding gamma-glutamyltransferase family protein, which gives rise to MRDFHQPGRSTVFAENGMCATSHPLAAKAAIGLLEQGGNAVDAAIGAAVLLGFCEPQMTGLGGDMFAMVKRGDSDEIIGLNASGKGPTGLSAAALRADGHETMPLYHPAAVTVPGAVDGFCRLHSDMGQLALADVLAPAIRYAEDGVPVAPRVAADWAEAAGDLSGKARDLFLLQGQVPKPGQVFRAPGQAEVLRKIAAEGRAGFYEGEVAADMVASLQALGGTHTEADFANVACDYVTPIKTTYRGAELIELPPNGQGAAAILLANILAEFDIASMDPWGTERAHIEAEATKLAYDARNRFIADAESCTRVDHLTSPETAKSLAALIDPNGGMTDAESVSEAVHKETIYITVVDKDRMAVSLIYSIFHSFGSGLASDRFGILFHNRGAGFALAEGHPNEAGPGKRPMHTILPGMLRDPNGNLISFGVMGGQYQATGHARFLTNVVDFGMGPQAAIDAPRCFAEAGELKIERGYAQDVQDALAAKGHKIAVPDLPIGGAQAIRIDAETGLLEGGSDPRKDGCALGY
- the hspQ gene encoding heat shock protein HspQ, producing the protein MLTSNAKYNLGQVVRHKKHPFRGVVFDIDPEFANTEEWYDAIPEGSRPSKAQPFYHLLAENDQTYYVAYVSEQNLVPDNTGEPVDHPDLPDLFGDFQDGRYPLEYQLN
- a CDS encoding transglycosylase SLT domain-containing protein, whose product is MKQAVFFLMLLVLAGCGRNFSAPRDLDNACEIADERPAYFRAMRATERNWGVPIHVQMATIYQESRFIGDARTPFRYALGVIPMGRQSSAFGYSQALDGTWEEYQRSTGNRRARRTDIGDATDFMGWYMTRTVERNGVPLTDARNQYLAYHEGHTGYARGSYNAKPWLLRVASDVADRAQTYQLQLASCRR
- a CDS encoding DNA translocase FtsK, whose amino-acid sequence is MAYQTRQRDPLLDSRMQAALERRGQELLGLGLMVLGVALVMMLASYSPEDPNWTVATDAVPQNYLGHVGAAIAAVLMLIVGYGAYGLAIGALVWGARLLFHRGADRAIGRVVFLPIAVALAAIYAASYAPGPEWSHSFGLGGLFGDTVLGALLNILPFGSEFGLKLLAALSFLAFLALGLFVLGVNKPELRVALRFLLVGLVSTIAGLATLFGQAGRGAAQAAQSLHARRQARALARHEADEIEDENIFHEDIAELDTAPIAAPRPGLLARVPLLRGKERAVDLEPELPERGTAAVDDIDAPDDDRIREKIADVIKSRVRRPLTTPQAAVARHKAMTATRAAPPLTRVEPPLTSVANEAQAVAPQETIPLPHSERVAEYDAEPSRAAAFAVPQAEPKKVVQHQARKMTPSRAAMADAQPSLPLEAEAAEYEFPPLSLLTSAVAIERHHLSDEALEENARMLENVLDDYGVKGEIVSVRPGPVVTMYELEPAPGLKASRVIGLADDIARSMSALSARVSTVPGRSVIGIELPNQHREKVVLREILSSRDFGDSNQRLPLALGKDIGGDPVVANLAKMPHLLIAGTTGSGKSVAINTMILSLLYKMTPEECRMIMIDPKMLELSVYDGIPHLLSPVVTDPKKAVVALKWTVGEMEERYRKMSKMGVRNIEGYNSRVDDALSKGEMFSRTVQTGFDDETGEPVFETEEFAPERMPFIVVVVDEMADLMMVAGKEIEACIQRLAQMARASGIHIIMATQRPSVDVITGTIKANFPTRISFHVTSKVDSRTILGEQGAEQLLGMGDMLYMAGGAKITRVHGPFVSDEEVEEIVRHLKSFGPPDYAASVLDGPDEDKESDIDMVLGLGGNTDGEDALYDQAVAIVINDRKCSTSYIQRKLAIGYNKAARLVEQMEDSGLVSAANHVGKREILVPEQA